One Salvelinus namaycush isolate Seneca chromosome 4, SaNama_1.0, whole genome shotgun sequence genomic window carries:
- the LOC120046737 gene encoding sphingomyelin synthase-related protein 1-like isoform X1, with product MSSSTQLNIRQWTTKHVAKWLKEEGFCHYVDLLCNKHRLDGMSLLTLSEYDLRSPPLELKVLGDIKRLMVSLRKLQKQNLDILEELGVPFDGHSPQGGGGDWHCNGDSSRECDNSNTDTAPVGEQYLQYTNGKYKHGGSRRLDPEYWKTALSAIYVVFVFGFTSFVMVIVHERVPDMRTYPPLPDIFLDSVPRIPWAFAMAEACGVILCNIWLLVLLLHKHRSVLLRRLCSLMGTVFMLRCITMFVTSLSVPGQHLQCSGKGKISIVTLNFSFPEIYGDMWAKLHRALAIWSGFGMSLTGVHTCGDYMFSGHTVVITMLNFFVTEYTPRGWNFIHTLSWVLNLFGIFFILAAHEHYSIDVFIAFYITTRLFLYYHTLANTRAYQQSRRARIWFPMFSFFECNVNGPVPNEYGWPFSKPAMIRRMIGY from the exons ATGTCTAGCAGCACCCAGTTGAACATCCGACAGTGGACCACCAAGCATGTAGCCAAGTGGCTGAAGGAAGAGGGCTTCTGCCACTATGTTGACCTGCTGTGCAACAAGCACCGTCTGGATGGCATGTCCTTACTCACCCTCAGCGAGTATGACCTACGCTCTCCCCCGCTTGAGCTCAAGGTGCTGGGGGATATCAAGAGGCTGATGGTGTCCCTCCGCAAGCTGCAGAAACAAAACCTGGACATCCTGGAGGAGCTGGGGGTCCCGTTCGACGGACACTCCCCTCAGGGTGGCGGTGGGGACTGGCACTGCAATGGAGACTCCAGTAGAGAGTGTGATAACTCTAACACAGACACTGCACCGGTTGGAGAGCAGTATCTTCAGTATACAAATGGGAAGTACAAGCATGGAGGGAGCAGGAGGCTGGACCCTGAGTACTGGAAGACGGCGCTTAGTGCCATCTATGTTGTGTTCGTGTTTGGATTTACCTCCTTCGTCATGGTGATCGTGCACGAGAGGGTGCCGGACATGCGCACCTACCCGCCCTTGCCAGACATTTTCTTAGACAG TGTACCTAGAATACCATGGGCCTTTGCCATGGCAGAGGCATGTGGAGTGATCCTGTGTAATATCTGGCTGCTAGTTCTGCTGCTGCACAAGCACAG GTCAGTTCTGCTGCGGCGCCTGTGCAGCCTCATGGGGACAGTGTTCATGCTGCGTTGCATCACCATGTTCGTCACCTCTCTGTCAGTGCCAGGACAGCACCTGCAGTGCTCAGGAAAG GGTAAAATCTCAATAGTGACACTTAACTTCTCTTTCCCTGAGATTTATGGTGACATGTGGGCAAAACTGCATCGAGCTCTGGCCATCTGGAGTGGATTTGGAATGTCTCTCACAGGTGTCCACACATGTGGTGACTACATGTTCAGCGGTCACACAGTGGTCATCACCATGCTCAACTTCTTTGTGACAGAAT ACACACCGAGGGGTTGGAACTTCATCCACACCTTATCTTGGGTCCTAAACTTGTTTGGGATCTTCTTTATCCTGGCGGCCCATGAACACTACTCCATCGACGTCTTCATTGCTTTCTACATCACAACCAGGCTTTTCTTGTACTACCACACGCTGGCTAACACCAGGGCCTACCAGCAGAGTCGCAGGGCCCGCATCTGGTTCCCCATGTTCTCTTTCTTCGAATGCAACGTCAACGGCCCTGTGCCCAACGAGTACGGCTGGCCCTTCTCTAAACCCGCCATGATCAGGAGGATGATTGGGTACTAG
- the LOC120046737 gene encoding sphingomyelin synthase-related protein 1-like isoform X2 yields MSSSTQLNIRQWTTKHVAKWLKEEGFCHYVDLLCNKHRLDGMSLLTLSEYDLRSPPLELKVLGDIKRLMVSLRKLQKQNLDILEELGVPFDGHSPQGGGGDWHCNGDSSRECDNSNTDTAPVGEQYLQYTNGKYKHGGSRRLDPEYWKTALSAIYVVFVFGFTSFVMVIVHERVPDMRTYPPLPDIFLDSVPRIPWAFAMAEACGVILCNIWLLVLLLHKHRSVLLRRLCSLMGTVFMLRCITMFVTSLSVPGQHLQCSGKIYGDMWAKLHRALAIWSGFGMSLTGVHTCGDYMFSGHTVVITMLNFFVTEYTPRGWNFIHTLSWVLNLFGIFFILAAHEHYSIDVFIAFYITTRLFLYYHTLANTRAYQQSRRARIWFPMFSFFECNVNGPVPNEYGWPFSKPAMIRRMIGY; encoded by the exons ATGTCTAGCAGCACCCAGTTGAACATCCGACAGTGGACCACCAAGCATGTAGCCAAGTGGCTGAAGGAAGAGGGCTTCTGCCACTATGTTGACCTGCTGTGCAACAAGCACCGTCTGGATGGCATGTCCTTACTCACCCTCAGCGAGTATGACCTACGCTCTCCCCCGCTTGAGCTCAAGGTGCTGGGGGATATCAAGAGGCTGATGGTGTCCCTCCGCAAGCTGCAGAAACAAAACCTGGACATCCTGGAGGAGCTGGGGGTCCCGTTCGACGGACACTCCCCTCAGGGTGGCGGTGGGGACTGGCACTGCAATGGAGACTCCAGTAGAGAGTGTGATAACTCTAACACAGACACTGCACCGGTTGGAGAGCAGTATCTTCAGTATACAAATGGGAAGTACAAGCATGGAGGGAGCAGGAGGCTGGACCCTGAGTACTGGAAGACGGCGCTTAGTGCCATCTATGTTGTGTTCGTGTTTGGATTTACCTCCTTCGTCATGGTGATCGTGCACGAGAGGGTGCCGGACATGCGCACCTACCCGCCCTTGCCAGACATTTTCTTAGACAG TGTACCTAGAATACCATGGGCCTTTGCCATGGCAGAGGCATGTGGAGTGATCCTGTGTAATATCTGGCTGCTAGTTCTGCTGCTGCACAAGCACAG GTCAGTTCTGCTGCGGCGCCTGTGCAGCCTCATGGGGACAGTGTTCATGCTGCGTTGCATCACCATGTTCGTCACCTCTCTGTCAGTGCCAGGACAGCACCTGCAGTGCTCAGGAAAG ATTTATGGTGACATGTGGGCAAAACTGCATCGAGCTCTGGCCATCTGGAGTGGATTTGGAATGTCTCTCACAGGTGTCCACACATGTGGTGACTACATGTTCAGCGGTCACACAGTGGTCATCACCATGCTCAACTTCTTTGTGACAGAAT ACACACCGAGGGGTTGGAACTTCATCCACACCTTATCTTGGGTCCTAAACTTGTTTGGGATCTTCTTTATCCTGGCGGCCCATGAACACTACTCCATCGACGTCTTCATTGCTTTCTACATCACAACCAGGCTTTTCTTGTACTACCACACGCTGGCTAACACCAGGGCCTACCAGCAGAGTCGCAGGGCCCGCATCTGGTTCCCCATGTTCTCTTTCTTCGAATGCAACGTCAACGGCCCTGTGCCCAACGAGTACGGCTGGCCCTTCTCTAAACCCGCCATGATCAGGAGGATGATTGGGTACTAG